One Candidatus Eremiobacteraceae bacterium genomic region harbors:
- a CDS encoding YajQ family cyclic di-GMP-binding protein, protein MSEYSFDIVSKVEKQALEDAVNQAAREIATRFDFKNSKSSIELKDMTITIVADDEMKLKNVVDIMQGKCVKRGISLKALEYGKAEPASQGTLRQVVTCKEGIATDRAKKLTEAIKNEKLKVTTKIQDEQLRVVGKSKDDLQKVIELVRSMDLDFPVQFVNYR, encoded by the coding sequence ATGAGCGAATATTCCTTCGATATAGTGTCCAAAGTCGAGAAACAGGCTCTGGAAGACGCCGTCAATCAAGCGGCGCGAGAGATCGCGACGCGTTTTGATTTCAAGAATTCGAAGTCGTCCATCGAGCTCAAGGATATGACGATCACGATCGTCGCCGACGACGAGATGAAACTGAAAAACGTCGTCGACATCATGCAAGGCAAATGCGTCAAACGCGGGATATCGCTCAAAGCGCTGGAATACGGCAAAGCCGAGCCGGCCTCGCAGGGCACGTTGCGCCAAGTCGTCACCTGCAAGGAAGGCATCGCGACCGATCGTGCCAAGAAGCTGACCGAAGCCATCAAAAACGAGAAGCTCAAAGTCACCACGAAAATCCAGGACGAGCAATTGCGGGTGGTGGGCAAGTCAAAGGACGACTTGCAGAAAGTCATCGAGCTCGTGCGAAGCATGGATCTCGACTTCCCCGTGCAGTTCGTGAACTACCGCTAG
- the rimO gene encoding 30S ribosomal protein S12 methylthiotransferase RimO: protein MPRTAERRVFLASLGCAKNLVDSEVMLGSLAVGGWALTSDADDADAIIVNTCTFIDPAKVESIDAIMRYASAKKPGQTLVVAGCMAQRSGNELRDLMPEIDAVVGTGAYPKILDVIEEARTGARPVHLEDRDAYVERLGFLPRVVTTPRSTAYLKISEGCNHTCAFCIIPTLRGLGKSRTVASLVAEARALVAGGARELVIVSQDTSDYGRDIGMKDGLVRLIEALEDIADLKWVRLLYLYPTSVTDAMIAAMRASTKILPYVDMPLQHAHPDVLRAMRRPPQPERYLDLFGKLRAALPDATIRSTFIVGFPGETEEHVDYLISFIERARLDRVGFFTYSREEGTAAYALPDQIPHKIKQARASRCRDVQRRITNRNDAARIGEMVDVLVEGTRALPVGSPVRSALGERTVAFGRSRREAPQVDGVVYLAGRHSVGDFVQARVEGHTDFDRYARPVAVAQGEALAGIV, encoded by the coding sequence GTGCCGCGCACGGCCGAACGGCGGGTTTTTCTGGCTAGTCTCGGCTGCGCCAAGAATCTGGTCGACAGCGAAGTGATGCTCGGTTCGCTCGCGGTGGGCGGCTGGGCTCTTACGAGCGACGCGGACGACGCGGATGCGATCATCGTCAACACGTGCACGTTCATCGATCCGGCGAAAGTAGAATCCATCGACGCCATCATGCGATATGCCTCGGCGAAAAAGCCAGGTCAAACGCTCGTGGTGGCCGGCTGCATGGCGCAGCGCTCCGGCAACGAACTGCGCGACCTCATGCCGGAGATCGATGCCGTCGTCGGCACCGGCGCATATCCAAAAATCCTCGACGTCATCGAAGAAGCTCGAACCGGCGCCAGGCCCGTGCACTTGGAGGACCGCGACGCGTACGTCGAGCGGCTCGGCTTCTTGCCGCGGGTGGTCACGACGCCTCGCTCCACCGCCTATCTCAAAATTTCCGAAGGCTGCAACCACACTTGCGCATTTTGCATCATCCCGACGCTTCGAGGCCTGGGTAAAAGCCGCACGGTCGCGTCGCTCGTCGCAGAAGCGCGTGCGCTCGTCGCGGGCGGCGCGCGCGAGCTTGTGATCGTCTCGCAAGACACGTCCGACTACGGGCGCGACATCGGCATGAAAGACGGCCTCGTACGATTGATCGAAGCGCTGGAAGACATCGCCGACCTCAAGTGGGTGCGCTTGCTGTACCTCTATCCCACATCGGTCACCGACGCGATGATCGCAGCGATGCGCGCTTCGACCAAGATCCTTCCTTACGTCGACATGCCGCTGCAGCATGCGCATCCCGACGTCTTGCGCGCCATGCGGCGGCCGCCTCAACCGGAGCGCTATTTGGATCTGTTCGGCAAACTGCGAGCCGCGCTTCCCGACGCCACCATCCGCAGCACGTTCATCGTCGGCTTTCCGGGGGAGACCGAGGAACATGTCGACTACTTGATTTCGTTCATCGAACGGGCCCGGCTGGATCGCGTCGGCTTTTTCACCTACTCGCGAGAAGAGGGGACGGCGGCATATGCCTTGCCCGATCAGATTCCGCACAAGATAAAGCAAGCGCGGGCGTCGCGCTGCCGCGACGTGCAGCGGCGCATCACAAACCGCAACGATGCCGCCCGCATCGGCGAGATGGTGGATGTGCTGGTCGAAGGAACGCGCGCGCTTCCCGTGGGTTCGCCGGTGCGCTCGGCGCTCGGCGAACGGACGGTCGCGTTCGGCCGGTCTCGGCGCGAAGCGCCGCAAGTGGACGGCGTCGTGTATCTCGCCGGCAGGCACAGCGTCGGGGACTTCGTTCAAGCTCGCGTCGAAGGTCATACCGATTTCGACCGCTATGCGCGCCCCGTCGCCGTCGCACAGGGAGAGGCGCTTGCCGGAATCGTTTGA
- a CDS encoding helix-turn-helix domain-containing protein, producing the protein MPGIGLQLTAAREARGMTPNDVAKRLKIRAIFVDALEREDWSAVGEPVYARGFLKNYAKLLGLDSDVAAAEVDVAHPEHALLPDVPAIVHDESSDGYPPSRRADTNWLVIATGVVAAVMLVAVVWNFFGMPGGGPAVGTAALSSPAPSPSAPALIEGSASAAAAPVQTTGVDLRLETTQACWLSVTVDGKRVVYSTLPKGAVREFHAEREINLRAGNAGGLVATIDGKPLGTLGQVGQVQDRVFAVASPAPSRTAIP; encoded by the coding sequence ATGCCAGGCATCGGCCTTCAACTGACCGCCGCGCGCGAGGCGCGCGGGATGACGCCCAACGACGTCGCCAAGCGGTTGAAAATCCGGGCGATATTCGTCGACGCGCTCGAGCGCGAGGATTGGAGCGCGGTCGGCGAGCCCGTGTACGCGCGCGGGTTCTTGAAGAACTACGCGAAGCTGCTCGGGCTGGATTCCGACGTCGCCGCGGCAGAGGTCGATGTGGCGCATCCGGAACACGCACTGCTGCCCGACGTGCCGGCGATCGTGCACGACGAGTCGTCGGACGGATATCCGCCATCGCGACGCGCCGACACGAACTGGCTGGTCATCGCGACGGGAGTTGTGGCTGCGGTGATGTTGGTCGCAGTCGTCTGGAATTTTTTTGGAATGCCCGGCGGCGGCCCGGCAGTTGGAACCGCCGCTCTGAGTTCGCCGGCTCCGTCACCTTCGGCGCCCGCGCTGATCGAAGGAAGCGCCAGCGCGGCCGCTGCTCCGGTGCAGACCACCGGAGTCGATCTGCGATTGGAGACGACACAGGCGTGCTGGCTCTCGGTGACCGTGGACGGCAAGCGCGTCGTCTACTCCACGCTTCCAAAAGGTGCAGTGCGCGAATTCCACGCCGAACGCGAGATCAATCTTCGGGCGGGCAACGCAGGCGGTCTTGTCGCGACCATCGACGGTAAGCCGCTCGGAACTCTAGGCCAAGTCGGCCAAGTGCAGGACCGGGTGTTCGCGGTCGCGTCGCCTGCGCCGTCGCGCACCGCCATTCCATGA
- a CDS encoding LCP family protein, translating into MPESFDQNPSGAQPDPALLNPADSIEANVADPPDSPLEQGVAPDQDRPEMPGRKRTVVLSVLLVLLVLIGASFAGIVQTKGGWDRLLQGTPLAPNLTEVFGKQKLRVLVMGVDDSWTDNDEVYTSQSRSDTNVAVNIDLATKNIGVLSIPRDVWVEIPKVGHAKLNEAIADGGPERTEATLVQNFGMPAFDYYLVLKIDATKNIVDAIGGIDVDVEKSMDYDDNWGHLHIHLKKGYQHLNGEQTVGYIRFRHDPEGDFGRMRRQRQVMQILVGRLKDPMIATRVPALLSIVQKNVRTNMPPDKMLSLAFALRDLTPQMVHTAEVPTDIGFTDGQSVLYYQPQAGAQIIHKYLVVGFTGAFDPSTVRLKVENGSGKPGAATAMADYLRQKGFTVIETRNAKNFGAAKTSITGPNGTIVSLVAKQMPVTNVHTAIGPVEGGDIVIVVGKDYRIQ; encoded by the coding sequence TTGCCGGAATCGTTTGACCAAAATCCGTCCGGCGCACAGCCCGATCCGGCGCTGCTCAACCCGGCAGATTCCATCGAGGCCAACGTAGCCGACCCTCCGGATTCACCCTTAGAGCAGGGCGTCGCTCCGGATCAAGACCGGCCGGAGATGCCCGGACGCAAGCGAACGGTCGTGCTGTCGGTCCTTCTCGTGCTCTTGGTGCTCATCGGCGCGAGCTTTGCGGGCATCGTGCAGACAAAGGGCGGCTGGGACAGATTGCTGCAGGGCACGCCGCTTGCTCCGAATCTCACGGAAGTGTTCGGCAAGCAAAAGCTCCGTGTGCTCGTGATGGGTGTCGACGACAGCTGGACCGACAACGACGAGGTCTATACGTCGCAGTCGCGGTCGGACACGAACGTCGCGGTCAATATCGACCTCGCCACGAAGAACATCGGCGTGCTTTCGATTCCACGCGATGTTTGGGTCGAGATCCCGAAAGTCGGTCATGCCAAATTGAACGAGGCCATCGCCGACGGCGGACCCGAACGAACCGAAGCCACGCTCGTCCAAAATTTCGGCATGCCCGCGTTCGACTATTATCTCGTCTTGAAGATCGACGCGACGAAGAACATCGTGGACGCCATCGGGGGCATCGATGTCGACGTCGAGAAATCCATGGATTACGACGACAACTGGGGCCATCTGCACATCCATCTGAAAAAGGGCTATCAGCATCTCAATGGAGAGCAGACGGTCGGCTATATCCGGTTCCGGCACGATCCCGAAGGCGACTTCGGCCGCATGCGCAGGCAGCGACAGGTCATGCAGATCCTCGTCGGCCGTTTGAAAGACCCGATGATCGCCACGCGCGTGCCCGCACTGCTGTCGATCGTGCAGAAGAACGTGCGCACGAATATGCCCCCCGACAAGATGCTTTCGCTTGCGTTCGCGCTGCGCGACCTCACGCCGCAGATGGTCCACACCGCCGAAGTGCCGACAGACATCGGATTCACCGATGGCCAATCGGTGCTCTACTACCAGCCGCAAGCCGGCGCCCAAATCATCCATAAATATCTTGTGGTGGGTTTTACCGGCGCCTTCGACCCGTCGACCGTCCGTCTGAAGGTGGAAAACGGCTCGGGCAAGCCGGGCGCCGCCACGGCGATGGCCGACTACCTCCGCCAAAAGGGCTTCACCGTCATCGAGACGCGAAATGCGAAGAACTTCGGCGCAGCCAAGACCTCTATCACCGGTCCTAACGGAACGATCGTCTCGCTGGTCGCAAAGCAGATGCCCGTCACGAACGTGCATACGGCGATCGGACCCGTAGAGGGAGGCGACATCGTCATCGTCGTTGGCAAAGACTATCGCATTCAATAG
- a CDS encoding polysaccharide deacetylase family protein, with the protein MAKTIAFNRAWRWAVALALLAAFVVFTRRWVHHAQLELVPVIVPETADANDVLSPPANLVMARMAQDIRDMASPPVRPRLAVLTFDDGPYPVTTPALIAQLQALRVPADFFLIGNDATRQPAISAAVADAGITIGNHTLSHPEMTSLSAKAQSDEIVQGAAAIRAATGTSPVYFRPPHGNYDADTIRAVRAAGETLTLWDIDPGDWRTMTPDQIVANVTDHAKAPALILLHNGKQPTIEALPEIVKAYRDAGFTFVTLADLQRRLSLSEINTPVDVKVGL; encoded by the coding sequence TTGGCAAAGACTATCGCATTCAATAGAGCATGGCGTTGGGCGGTCGCGCTGGCGTTGCTTGCTGCGTTCGTCGTCTTCACACGCCGCTGGGTGCATCACGCCCAGCTCGAGCTCGTGCCGGTGATCGTGCCGGAAACTGCTGACGCAAACGACGTGCTTTCGCCGCCTGCAAATCTCGTGATGGCGCGCATGGCGCAGGATATACGAGATATGGCCAGTCCGCCCGTGCGTCCGCGCCTTGCCGTGCTGACGTTCGACGATGGACCGTATCCCGTGACCACGCCCGCCCTCATCGCTCAACTGCAGGCGCTGCGCGTGCCGGCCGACTTTTTTCTCATCGGCAACGACGCGACGCGTCAACCGGCGATCTCGGCGGCCGTCGCCGACGCAGGCATTACCATCGGCAATCACACGCTGTCGCATCCCGAGATGACGTCGCTGTCGGCGAAAGCGCAATCGGATGAGATCGTGCAAGGCGCGGCCGCCATCCGAGCGGCGACCGGCACGTCGCCGGTGTATTTTCGTCCACCGCATGGAAATTATGACGCGGACACCATTCGCGCGGTGCGAGCAGCGGGTGAGACGTTGACGTTGTGGGATATAGACCCCGGCGACTGGCGCACGATGACCCCGGATCAGATCGTCGCGAACGTGACCGATCATGCGAAGGCGCCCGCGCTCATCCTCTTGCACAACGGCAAGCAGCCGACGATCGAGGCACTGCCCGAGATCGTCAAGGCCTACCGGGATGCGGGCTTCACTTTCGTGACGTTGGCCGACTTGCAACGCCGGCTGTCTTTGAGTGAGATCAACACGCCGGTCGACGTGAAGGTAGGTCTGTAG